GTCGACCCAAGGCATGGCGACCAGATGGTTCGTGGAAACACCACTTTGCCTCATGGCACCGGCAAGGTCCGCAAGGTGGCCGTTATTACCAAAGGCGACAAGGCGACTGAAGCACAGGAAGCCGGAGCGGACAAAGTCGGTGACGAAGACCTGGTCAAGGAGATTCAGGGCGGCTGGATGGACTTCGACGTATTGCTGGCGACTCCTGATGTTATGAACCTGGTCGGGAGACTGGGAAGCATTCTCCGCGCCAAGATGCCGAGCAAGAAAGCTGGAACGGTGGCTGAGGATATCGGTCGAGTCGTCAAGGAGATCAAGACTGCTTCCAGAGTGGAGTATCGTGTTGAGAAGGCGGGCATTGTGCATGCGCCGCTCGGCAAGGTATCATTTACACCTGAGCAGCTCATAGAGAACTTTACTGCTCTCATCGATGCGCTCGTTAAGGCGAAACCTTCCTCAGCGAAGGGTCGATACTTGCAGAAGATCACAGTCAGTTCCACCATGGGGCCCGGTGTCGATATCGATACTTACGAAGCACAGAGACTGACAAGCAAATAATCGACAATAGTCATCTTGGACGTGCATGAAAAACCAAGACAACGTGCAGAAGCTAATAATTGTTCTGTTTGTTCTGAGCGGCATTTTTTTGGTGCTGGCAGCAATGCTTTTTCCGGCAAGGAATGCTTCGTTGGGACCGATTACCCGCTGGGCTATTGCCGGGCTTTTGATGCTTGATGCACTGTTCTATTTTGTCGCAGCCTGGGGTCTGGCCAGGAGAATTAGACTTATTCATTGGTTTGCAGTATTATTGATCGGTGGGAATGCTCTTTTGTCTATAACCGACCAGGTCGGCCCGGCCGATCTAATAGTCTTCATGCTCAATTTGATAATGCTTGTGTTGGTAATTATTACTGGTAAAAGTAAGAAGCTAGTCAGTACTCAGTGATGATCATAATTTAAATAACGTGCCGTAGACAGTGGGTACCGAGAGGTTTAATGCTCAAAGTGAGCGCCGACCGAGGCTGAAGCACCAGAGTGATGTTGTATATGGTGATGATTCAGGGCTGTCTGCGAAATGATAGCCCTTTTTATGCGTCTGGTAAGCGGCACGATTGGAAAGGAGGTGAGACGTATTGCCGACATTTGAAAGAACGCCGAGACCTGAGAAGGTCGTAGCGGTGCAGGAACTGCAGGGCATGCTCGAAAAGAGCACCATTATCCTGACTGATTATCAGGGTCTGGATGTCAAGGGTCTTGCAAGTCTTCGGAGCAAGCTGCGCGAGAGCGGCAGTGGTTATAAGGTAGTAAAGAACACTCTTCTTGTACGCGCATCCGAGGGCACTGCTTCAGAGCCTCTATTCGAGGGATTGGCGGGTCCGACGGCGATTGTCTACACGGATGATCCGGTTGGCGCCGCGAAGACGCTTGGTGACTTTACGAAGGGACCCAAGTCGATAAAGCTGAAGTCCGGTATTGTAGATGGACAGATCATTGATATCAAGCAGATCGAAGCTCTGGCTAAGATTCCGCCGCGCGAGCAGTTGTATGCGATGGTTGTAGGCGGCTTGCAGAGTCCGATCACCGGTTTGGT
The bacterium genome window above contains:
- the rplJ gene encoding 50S ribosomal protein L10, producing the protein MPTFERTPRPEKVVAVQELQGMLEKSTIILTDYQGLDVKGLASLRSKLRESGSGYKVVKNTLLVRASEGTASEPLFEGLAGPTAIVYTDDPVGAAKTLGDFTKGPKSIKLKSGIVDGQIIDIKQIEALAKIPPREQLYAMVVGGLQSPITGLVSTMQQMISQLVFTLQGVADKKAA
- the rplA gene encoding 50S ribosomal protein L1, with the translated sequence MPNHGKRYVEAAKTVGADGPKSPQEALDLVKSTASAKFDETIDVAIKLGVDPRHGDQMVRGNTTLPHGTGKVRKVAVITKGDKATEAQEAGADKVGDEDLVKEIQGGWMDFDVLLATPDVMNLVGRLGSILRAKMPSKKAGTVAEDIGRVVKEIKTASRVEYRVEKAGIVHAPLGKVSFTPEQLIENFTALIDALVKAKPSSAKGRYLQKITVSSTMGPGVDIDTYEAQRLTSK